The Triplophysa rosa linkage group LG25, Trosa_1v2, whole genome shotgun sequence genome window below encodes:
- the amigo3 gene encoding amphoterin-induced protein 3 isoform X2 — protein sequence MLCAQGVAAPLMLSSFLLQLARADLPSGCLIASDILSCTNLSLEHVPVELPVMVATLDFNHNCLKQLEDGSFAGLPNLDTLRLAHNWLSRLTPGTFRNTSSIHHLDLSSNQLNVIEEHYFQELVGIRELLLYNNRIVRVESNALKGLTNLRKAYLSHNRLTDFPFFSVQENANLIILDLSSNRMPNLPAEYIFSLQESIQRGLFLHNNSLHCDCSMYSLFKHWEQRGFNSVKDFREEHTCLLYGEPRASVRFLQHMRYFENCTLKPHVETESLTADTGDLLLLDCKTSLMGKHLTFLWVSPQKEYIAPPGNTRMRMYANGTLEILAAQMNDSGMYLCMALNHKESRNETREVNITVVEKHHVDEPFNTGYTTLLCCVVSLVLVLMYLYLTPCRCWCRKQPPLSTPSPANECSVQSSIMSPTPPATTEGPGRKVSNNKHVAFLEPIKETQNGRPRAALAPDHPRLTMFQSKPAVTQQPAPDIWTTQTSPQ from the coding sequence ATGCTGTGTGCTCAGGGTGTTGCCGCACCCCTGATGCTGAGCTCTTTCCTATTGCAGCTGGCCAGGGCCGACCTCCCTTCTGGTTGTTTGATCGCATCCGATATCCTGAGCTGCACCAACCTCAGCCTTGAACATGTTCCTGTAGAGTTGCCTGTAATGGTGGCCACGTTGGACTTCAACCACAACTGCTTAAAACAGCTGGAGGATGGCAGCTTCGCTGGACTACCCAATCTGGACACCTTACGGTTAGCCCACAATTGGTTGAGCAGGCTCACTCCAGGAACCTTCAGGAATACAAGTAGCATACATCACCTGGACCTTTCATCTAATCAGTTAAATGTTATAGAGGAGCACTACTTTCAAGAATTAGTAGGAATCAGGGAGTTGCTCCTATACAACAACCGTATAGTAAGGGTGGAAAGCAACGCCCTGAAGGGTTTGACAAACCTGCGTAAGGCCTACCTGAGCCATAACAGGCTGACAGACTTCCCTTTCTTTTCAGTCCAGGAAAATGCCAACCTCATTATCCTGGACCTAAGCTCGAACCGTATGCCCAACCTTCCTGCGGAGTACATTTTCAGTCTACAGGAATCAATACAGCGAGGGTTGTTCCTGCACAACAACTCTCTCCATTGTGACTGCTCCATGTACAGCCTGTTCAAACACTGGGAGCAGCGAGGCTTCAATTCTGTGAAAGACTTCCGAGAGGAGCACACCTGCTTGCTTTACGGCGAGCCGCGCGCTTCAGTGAGGTTTCTCCAACACATGCGATACTTTGAGAACTGCACTTTAAAACCGCACGTGGAGACAGAGAGTCTGACAGCAGACACTGGGGATTTGTTGCTTTTGGATTGTAAAACATCATTAATGGGAAAGCATCTCACCTTCTTGTGGGTGTCCCCGCAGAAGGAGTACATTGCTCCCCCTGGTAACACCAGGATGCGAATGTATGCAAATGGAACCTTGGAAATCTTGGCAGCACAAATGAATGACTCCGGGATGTACTTGTGCATGGCTCTAAACCATAAGGAGTCACGCAACGAGACTCGAGAAGTGAACATAACAGTGGTTGAAAAGCATCATGTGGATGAGCCTTTCAACACCGGCTACACAACCCTCTTGTGCTGCGTGGTCAGCCTGGTTCTGGTTCTTATGTACCTCTACCTGACGCCTTGCCGGTGCTGGTGCCGCAAGCAGCCCCCACTATCAACGCCAAGTCCCGCAAACGAATGCAGCGTCCAATCGTCTATCATGTCTCCCACGCCACCTGCCACCACGGAGGGCCCCGGCCGCAAGGTCAGTAACAACAAGCATGTGGCCTTTCTGGAACCCATCAAGGAGACACAGAACGGGAGGCCGCGGGCAGCACTGGCCCCCGATCACCCCAGGCTGACG
- the amigo3 gene encoding amphoterin-induced protein 3 isoform X1: MLCAQGVAAPLMLSSFLLQLARADLPSGCLIASDILSCTNLSLEHVPVELPVMVATLDFNHNCLKQLEDGSFAGLPNLDTLRLAHNWLSRLTPGTFRNTSSIHHLDLSSNQLNVIEEHYFQELVGIRELLLYNNRIVRVESNALKGLTNLRKAYLSHNRLTDFPFFSVQENANLIILDLSSNRMPNLPAEYIFSLQESIQRGLFLHNNSLHCDCSMYSLFKHWEQRGFNSVKDFREEHTCLLYGEPRASVRFLQHMRYFENCTLKPHVETESLTADTGDLLLLDCKTSLMGKHLTFLWVSPQKEYIAPPGNTRMRMYANGTLEILAAQMNDSGMYLCMALNHKESRNETREVNITVVEKHHVDEPFNTGYTTLLCCVVSLVLVLMYLYLTPCRCWCRKQPPLSTPSPANECSVQSSIMSPTPPATTEGPGRKVSNNKHVAFLEPIKETQNGRPRAALAPDHPRLTKMFQSKPAVTQQPAPDIWTTQTSPQ, encoded by the coding sequence ATGCTGTGTGCTCAGGGTGTTGCCGCACCCCTGATGCTGAGCTCTTTCCTATTGCAGCTGGCCAGGGCCGACCTCCCTTCTGGTTGTTTGATCGCATCCGATATCCTGAGCTGCACCAACCTCAGCCTTGAACATGTTCCTGTAGAGTTGCCTGTAATGGTGGCCACGTTGGACTTCAACCACAACTGCTTAAAACAGCTGGAGGATGGCAGCTTCGCTGGACTACCCAATCTGGACACCTTACGGTTAGCCCACAATTGGTTGAGCAGGCTCACTCCAGGAACCTTCAGGAATACAAGTAGCATACATCACCTGGACCTTTCATCTAATCAGTTAAATGTTATAGAGGAGCACTACTTTCAAGAATTAGTAGGAATCAGGGAGTTGCTCCTATACAACAACCGTATAGTAAGGGTGGAAAGCAACGCCCTGAAGGGTTTGACAAACCTGCGTAAGGCCTACCTGAGCCATAACAGGCTGACAGACTTCCCTTTCTTTTCAGTCCAGGAAAATGCCAACCTCATTATCCTGGACCTAAGCTCGAACCGTATGCCCAACCTTCCTGCGGAGTACATTTTCAGTCTACAGGAATCAATACAGCGAGGGTTGTTCCTGCACAACAACTCTCTCCATTGTGACTGCTCCATGTACAGCCTGTTCAAACACTGGGAGCAGCGAGGCTTCAATTCTGTGAAAGACTTCCGAGAGGAGCACACCTGCTTGCTTTACGGCGAGCCGCGCGCTTCAGTGAGGTTTCTCCAACACATGCGATACTTTGAGAACTGCACTTTAAAACCGCACGTGGAGACAGAGAGTCTGACAGCAGACACTGGGGATTTGTTGCTTTTGGATTGTAAAACATCATTAATGGGAAAGCATCTCACCTTCTTGTGGGTGTCCCCGCAGAAGGAGTACATTGCTCCCCCTGGTAACACCAGGATGCGAATGTATGCAAATGGAACCTTGGAAATCTTGGCAGCACAAATGAATGACTCCGGGATGTACTTGTGCATGGCTCTAAACCATAAGGAGTCACGCAACGAGACTCGAGAAGTGAACATAACAGTGGTTGAAAAGCATCATGTGGATGAGCCTTTCAACACCGGCTACACAACCCTCTTGTGCTGCGTGGTCAGCCTGGTTCTGGTTCTTATGTACCTCTACCTGACGCCTTGCCGGTGCTGGTGCCGCAAGCAGCCCCCACTATCAACGCCAAGTCCCGCAAACGAATGCAGCGTCCAATCGTCTATCATGTCTCCCACGCCACCTGCCACCACGGAGGGCCCCGGCCGCAAGGTCAGTAACAACAAGCATGTGGCCTTTCTGGAACCCATCAAGGAGACACAGAACGGGAGGCCGCGGGCAGCACTGGCCCCCGATCACCCCAGGCTGACG
- the amigo3 gene encoding amphoterin-induced protein 3 isoform X3: MLCAQGVAAPLMLSSFLLQLARADLPSGCLIASDILSCTNLSLEHVPVELPVMVATLDFNHNCLKQLEDGSFAGLPNLDTLRLAHNWLSRLTPGTFRNTSSIHHLDLSSNQLNVIEEHYFQELVGIRELLLYNNRIVRVESNALKGLTNLRKAYLSHNRLTDFPFFSVQENANLIILDLSSNRMPNLPAEYIFSLQESIQRGLFLHNNSLHCDCSMYSLFKHWEQRGFNSVKDFREEHTCLLYGEPRASVRFLQHMRYFENCTLKPHVETESLTADTGDLLLLDCKTSLMGKHLTFLWVSPQKEYIAPPGNTRMRMYANGTLEILAAQMNDSGMYLCMALNHKESRNETREVNITVVEKHHVDEPFNTGYTTLLCCVVSLVLVLMYLYLTPCRCWCRKQPPLSTPSPANECSVQSSIMSPTPPATTEGPGRKKMFQSKPAVTQQPAPDIWTTQTSPQ, from the coding sequence ATGCTGTGTGCTCAGGGTGTTGCCGCACCCCTGATGCTGAGCTCTTTCCTATTGCAGCTGGCCAGGGCCGACCTCCCTTCTGGTTGTTTGATCGCATCCGATATCCTGAGCTGCACCAACCTCAGCCTTGAACATGTTCCTGTAGAGTTGCCTGTAATGGTGGCCACGTTGGACTTCAACCACAACTGCTTAAAACAGCTGGAGGATGGCAGCTTCGCTGGACTACCCAATCTGGACACCTTACGGTTAGCCCACAATTGGTTGAGCAGGCTCACTCCAGGAACCTTCAGGAATACAAGTAGCATACATCACCTGGACCTTTCATCTAATCAGTTAAATGTTATAGAGGAGCACTACTTTCAAGAATTAGTAGGAATCAGGGAGTTGCTCCTATACAACAACCGTATAGTAAGGGTGGAAAGCAACGCCCTGAAGGGTTTGACAAACCTGCGTAAGGCCTACCTGAGCCATAACAGGCTGACAGACTTCCCTTTCTTTTCAGTCCAGGAAAATGCCAACCTCATTATCCTGGACCTAAGCTCGAACCGTATGCCCAACCTTCCTGCGGAGTACATTTTCAGTCTACAGGAATCAATACAGCGAGGGTTGTTCCTGCACAACAACTCTCTCCATTGTGACTGCTCCATGTACAGCCTGTTCAAACACTGGGAGCAGCGAGGCTTCAATTCTGTGAAAGACTTCCGAGAGGAGCACACCTGCTTGCTTTACGGCGAGCCGCGCGCTTCAGTGAGGTTTCTCCAACACATGCGATACTTTGAGAACTGCACTTTAAAACCGCACGTGGAGACAGAGAGTCTGACAGCAGACACTGGGGATTTGTTGCTTTTGGATTGTAAAACATCATTAATGGGAAAGCATCTCACCTTCTTGTGGGTGTCCCCGCAGAAGGAGTACATTGCTCCCCCTGGTAACACCAGGATGCGAATGTATGCAAATGGAACCTTGGAAATCTTGGCAGCACAAATGAATGACTCCGGGATGTACTTGTGCATGGCTCTAAACCATAAGGAGTCACGCAACGAGACTCGAGAAGTGAACATAACAGTGGTTGAAAAGCATCATGTGGATGAGCCTTTCAACACCGGCTACACAACCCTCTTGTGCTGCGTGGTCAGCCTGGTTCTGGTTCTTATGTACCTCTACCTGACGCCTTGCCGGTGCTGGTGCCGCAAGCAGCCCCCACTATCAACGCCAAGTCCCGCAAACGAATGCAGCGTCCAATCGTCTATCATGTCTCCCACGCCACCTGCCACCACGGAGGGCCCCGGCCGCAAG
- the amigo3 gene encoding amphoterin-induced protein 3 isoform X4, which translates to MLCAQGVAAPLMLSSFLLQLARADLPSGCLIASDILSCTNLSLEHVPVELPVMVATLDFNHNCLKQLEDGSFAGLPNLDTLRLAHNWLSRLTPGTFRNTSSIHHLDLSSNQLNVIEEHYFQELVGIRELLLYNNRIVRVESNALKGLTNLRKAYLSHNRLTDFPFFSVQENANLIILDLSSNRMPNLPAEYIFSLQESIQRGLFLHNNSLHCDCSMYSLFKHWEQRGFNSVKDFREEHTCLLYGEPRASVRFLQHMRYFENCTLKPHVETESLTADTGDLLLLDCKTSLMGKHLTFLWVSPQKEYIAPPGNTRMRMYANGTLEILAAQMNDSGMYLCMALNHKESRNETREVNITVVEKHHVDEPFNTGYTTLLCCVVSLVLVLMYLYLTPCRCWCRKQPPLSTPSPANECSVQSSIMSPTPPATTEGPGRKMFQSKPAVTQQPAPDIWTTQTSPQ; encoded by the coding sequence ATGCTGTGTGCTCAGGGTGTTGCCGCACCCCTGATGCTGAGCTCTTTCCTATTGCAGCTGGCCAGGGCCGACCTCCCTTCTGGTTGTTTGATCGCATCCGATATCCTGAGCTGCACCAACCTCAGCCTTGAACATGTTCCTGTAGAGTTGCCTGTAATGGTGGCCACGTTGGACTTCAACCACAACTGCTTAAAACAGCTGGAGGATGGCAGCTTCGCTGGACTACCCAATCTGGACACCTTACGGTTAGCCCACAATTGGTTGAGCAGGCTCACTCCAGGAACCTTCAGGAATACAAGTAGCATACATCACCTGGACCTTTCATCTAATCAGTTAAATGTTATAGAGGAGCACTACTTTCAAGAATTAGTAGGAATCAGGGAGTTGCTCCTATACAACAACCGTATAGTAAGGGTGGAAAGCAACGCCCTGAAGGGTTTGACAAACCTGCGTAAGGCCTACCTGAGCCATAACAGGCTGACAGACTTCCCTTTCTTTTCAGTCCAGGAAAATGCCAACCTCATTATCCTGGACCTAAGCTCGAACCGTATGCCCAACCTTCCTGCGGAGTACATTTTCAGTCTACAGGAATCAATACAGCGAGGGTTGTTCCTGCACAACAACTCTCTCCATTGTGACTGCTCCATGTACAGCCTGTTCAAACACTGGGAGCAGCGAGGCTTCAATTCTGTGAAAGACTTCCGAGAGGAGCACACCTGCTTGCTTTACGGCGAGCCGCGCGCTTCAGTGAGGTTTCTCCAACACATGCGATACTTTGAGAACTGCACTTTAAAACCGCACGTGGAGACAGAGAGTCTGACAGCAGACACTGGGGATTTGTTGCTTTTGGATTGTAAAACATCATTAATGGGAAAGCATCTCACCTTCTTGTGGGTGTCCCCGCAGAAGGAGTACATTGCTCCCCCTGGTAACACCAGGATGCGAATGTATGCAAATGGAACCTTGGAAATCTTGGCAGCACAAATGAATGACTCCGGGATGTACTTGTGCATGGCTCTAAACCATAAGGAGTCACGCAACGAGACTCGAGAAGTGAACATAACAGTGGTTGAAAAGCATCATGTGGATGAGCCTTTCAACACCGGCTACACAACCCTCTTGTGCTGCGTGGTCAGCCTGGTTCTGGTTCTTATGTACCTCTACCTGACGCCTTGCCGGTGCTGGTGCCGCAAGCAGCCCCCACTATCAACGCCAAGTCCCGCAAACGAATGCAGCGTCCAATCGTCTATCATGTCTCCCACGCCACCTGCCACCACGGAGGGCCCCGGCCGCAAG